A segment of the Methanobacterium petrolearium genome:
TGGGTGCTATGGCATCGATTTCATCAAAGAATATAATGCAGGGAGATGCCTGCTTGGCTTTTTTGAAGATTTCGGCTATTTTTCGTTCTGATTCACCGAACCATTTACTCAATATTTCAGATCCTTTAACTGAGATGAAGTTGGCCTTGGATTCTGTGGCCACTGCCTTTGTAAGCATGGTTTTTCCGGTTCCAGGAGGTCCAAACAGCAATATACCCTTGGAAGGTTGTATTCCAATGCGTTGGAACGACACAACATTACTCAATGGCCATTCCACCACTTCTTTCAAGTTTTCTTTGAGTTCATCCAATCCTCCTATATCATCCCAATGGACATTGGGAACTTCGATGAACACTTCTCTCAGTGCAGAGGGACTTATGGATTTCATGGAGTCGATGAAATCATTTTTGGTGACGAAAAGTTTGTCCAGAACTTCAGAGGGTATTTTCTGGTCTTCCAGATCAATATCTGGCAGGACTCTTCTCAGGGCGTTCATAGCAGCTTCTCGGCAGAGTGCTGCTAAATCTGCACCTACGAATCCGTGAGTGGCTTCTGCCAGCCTATTAACATCCACATCATCAGCTAATGGCATTGCACGTGTATGTATTTCCAGTATTTCAGCCCTACCATCCCGGTCAGGAACACGTAATTCAATTTCCCGGTCAAAACGTCCAGGTCTGCGCAGGGCAGGATCAAGGGCATCAGGACGGTTGGTGGCTCCAATAACAATTACTTTTCCTCTTTCTTTCAATCCATCCATAAGAGCTAGGATCTGGGCCACTACTCTGCGTTCAACTTCACCGGTGACTTCTTCTCTTTTAGGGGCGATGGCGTCAATTTCGTCAATGAATATCACTGTAGGGGCATTTTGAGATGCTTCGTCAAATATTTCACGAATTTTCTTTTCAGCCTCTCCCACAAATTTGCTCATAACTTCAGGTCCGTTAATGGCCACAAAATTTGATCCGCTCTCGTTAGATACTGCTTTTGCCAGAAGTGTTTTCCCAGTACCGGGTGCCCCATGTAAGAGTACTCCTTTAGGAGGGTCTATTCCCAGTCGATCAAATATTTCTGGATGGCGGAGTGGAAGTTCTATCATCTCCCTGACCTTGGATAACTCCTGTTTAAGTCCGCCAACATCATCATAAGTTACATCAGGGACCTTTTTCTCCATTACTTCCACTGCCTCGGGTCGGACTTCCACATGGGTGGTGTCATTGATACGCACCAGTCCTGCCGGGTTGGTTGAAACCACAGTGAATTTGATTTCCCCCAGCGAAAAAGGGGTGGTTGCTTCGAAAAATTCTCGGAAAATGTCTTCAGATCCTGGAAATTCTCTTAAAGTTTCTTTGGTTCTCCTGGGGGACACCAGTGCCAGTACATCACCCCTGGTAACGGCTCGTCCCATGAGGTTTCTTTTGATAATATCTCCTGAGGCCATGATGCGCATTCCCTTGGCTGCAGGAGCAATAACGACTTTGTTTGCCATCCTGGGCTGTGTTTTACGAATTGTGATTGTTTCTCCTATGGATGTCCCGGCATTGGAGCGGGTGAGTCCATCCATACGAATTATTTCTAGCCCAACATCTGCAGGATATGAATTTCCAGCAATGGCACCTGTGGTTCTTTTACCTATTATTTCCACAATATCCCCAGGAGATGCTCCAATCCTAGCCATTAATTCCGGGTCGATTCGCACCATTCCTTTACCTACATCCTGTTGCAATGCTTCAGCAACTCTTAGCTCTGTTTCGCCTTCAGGCAATATAATCCCTCCAAGAGTGTTAAAATGAATTTTTTTCTACTTTTTATGAAAACTTATTACCTTTCTTGTGAAGTTTAATCTATGTGGAAGATGATTTAAATTTTTGTTGATCTTCACCCACCACATGATTACTTCTCATACGCTCTTTTTCTCTTCCCTTAAATATGTTGAATGCCTCATTTGTTAATAAAAGAGGGATAATATGCAAAAAAGTTATGGGAAAAATTCAATTCCGGATTTAAGGAGAAAAAATCGGCATATGGACGAAATAGACCTTCGATACCTTAGTATGCGTTACTTTGTTCCAGCGGTGATCATGATTACCATACTCATGATCGGGGTGATGATGGTGTCTGCCACTCCCAACTCCAACTTCCCGGCCAGTATGTGAATAATTTGAATCTAAATTTGAAAAAAATCCAGAAAATGTAGTATGGATCCATAATGAGGGGGTTGAAATAATCTTTTATGAAAATAGTAAGGGATATAACATTTCAATGGATTTACTAAATGAATTCAAAAGTGCATTCCTGGCATGATTTATGTTTAAAATTGGGCACAGAATTGTTACAGATAATTTAAATCCTTTCTTTATATTCCAATTCATTGAATTTGATGATGAATTTCGTTCCATGATTCCTGTCCATTTCAATTTCACCATCAAGTTGTTTTACTAGACTATAAACTAACTGCAGGCCCAGAGATTTAGCATTTTTATAGTTAAGATTTTCCGGTAATCCCACTCCATTATCACTGACCGTTAAGATGTATCCATCATCATCTAATTGAAGCAGTACCTGTACTTCTCCCTTTTCACCTGAGGGGAATGCATGTTTCAGGCTGTTGGAGACCAGTTCACTGATTATAAGTCCACATGGTACGGCAGTCTCAATATTCAATTTGACCTCTACCACATCTATTACTGGTTTAATCTGTTCATGAACATCATATGAGTAAAACAAATCTGAAACCAGCCTCTTTATGTAATCATCAAATTTGATGTGAATTAAATCTGTGGACTGGTAAAGTTTTTCATGAAGCATGGCCATGGATTTAACCCGGTTCTGGCTTTCCTTTAAAACATTTTGAGTTTCCTCACCCTCCACATATTGAGTCTGCAAATTCAGTAGACTGGATACAATCTGCATGTTATTTTTTACCCGATGATGAATTTCCCTGAGCAAAACTTCTTTCTCTTTTAAAGACTCCTTAATCGCTTCTTCAGCACGGGAACGTCGTATGGCTATGGATGCCTGATGAACAATTGTTTCTATGACTTCTTTATGTTCTATGGACTGATCTTTCAGGAGAGCTATGGACACCCCTCCAAAATGGCGACCTTCAAATGAAAATCTAATACTGTAAACTCCTACCACATGGAATATTTTCTCTATCATCCTACAAATTGGTTTAGGAATTTTTTTAAGAGTTAAATCATATAATCCTCCTTTATATTCAGTTAGTACTTCGCTTCGGTGCTTTTTGAGGTCTTCCATACTGATGTCGTCCACTGAAAATTCCATTTTGTAAGGATCTACCCCTAGAATGTTGGTGAGTTTATCTAAGAAGTTGTTCGGACCTATTATCTCCATTATACGCACATTTTTCTCGTTGGGCGAAATTCCACTGACTATCACATAAGAATCGGGTAAAAGTTCCTTTACAGCATTTCCTGTGACCGTATATATTTCACGAGTACTGGTCACTCCCACCAACTTCATAGCCACCTGGTTGGTTATTTCTTTTTCCAGTATCGATGTTTGAAGATCCCTGAGAGTCCTTTTACGTTGAGTGATGTCTGCTATGATATGAACTGCTCCGGTTAACTCACCCGATTCATCAAAAATAGGGTCTGCAATTAACTTATACCATTTATCATCAATTGGAATTTCTAATGACTCTCTCTTCCTGCTTTTCCACATTCTAACCACAGGACAATCTTCAACTGGTTCTGATACATCATGAACCACTTCCCAACACTTTTTTCCTAAAAATTCCTGGGAAGATTTTCCAAGAAATGATTCCATTGCCAGATTACACTGTTTTAATGTTCCATCAATACCAACAAAACATATACAATCACCGATAGAGTTAAAAGTGGTTTTCCAACTTTTATATGCTTTTTCAAGTTCTGATCTGTAATAATGTGTTTGTGTAACATCAAAAATAACTCCATCAATATACAGGGGTTTTCCATCATCCCCATAAACTGGTTGACCGCGTTCCTGGAAGTATCTGACACTCCCATCCTTATGTTTTATTCTGTACTCCACTTCAAACGATTTTCTAGATTCAATGGAATTTTTAACAGTTTTTACCACATATTCCCTGTCTTTGGGAACTATTAATGGATCTATGGAACATACTTCACCATGCTTAAGTTCTTCTGGTAAAAACCCCGTCATCCCTGTTACCATATCATTAAAAAATTGCATCTTCCAGTTTTGCCTTAAAAACACTCGATAAACAATTCCCGGTAAATTTTCTGAGAGTGTTCTGTAAGATTTTTCACTTTCACGTAACTTTTTATTGGTTTCATGCTTGAATAGAGCCAGTTCAACTGTGAATCTGAGTTCAATCACGTCAAATGGTTTTAAAAGATAGGCATAAGGTTCTGTGAGTAAAGCCTTCTTAACCGTGGATTCATCAGAAAGGGAAGTTAAGTATATAACTGGTATATCAAGATCTTGAATGTCAGAAGCTGCTTCAATCCCTGTGATGTCTCCTTTAAGAGCTATGTCCATTAAAATAAGATCTGGTTTAATTTCTATTGCCTTTTCTATAACTTCTTCACCAGTAGACACAACGCAGGGGACCTTATAACCAAAGGATTCCAGGGTGCGCTTAATATCCATGGCTTCTATTCCTTCATCTTCCACCACAAGAATTCGCACCGTTGACATGAAAATCTAACTCATTAACAAAATTATAGTGTATTATAACTCATTAATAAAATTATAGTGTATAATATGTTATGTATTTGATGGAATATTCCAAGAA
Coding sequences within it:
- a CDS encoding histidine kinase dimerization/phosphoacceptor domain -containing protein, whose protein sequence is MSTVRILVVEDEGIEAMDIKRTLESFGYKVPCVVSTGEEVIEKAIEIKPDLILMDIALKGDITGIEAASDIQDLDIPVIYLTSLSDESTVKKALLTEPYAYLLKPFDVIELRFTVELALFKHETNKKLRESEKSYRTLSENLPGIVYRVFLRQNWKMQFFNDMVTGMTGFLPEELKHGEVCSIDPLIVPKDREYVVKTVKNSIESRKSFEVEYRIKHKDGSVRYFQERGQPVYGDDGKPLYIDGVIFDVTQTHYYRSELEKAYKSWKTTFNSIGDCICFVGIDGTLKQCNLAMESFLGKSSQEFLGKKCWEVVHDVSEPVEDCPVVRMWKSRKRESLEIPIDDKWYKLIADPIFDESGELTGAVHIIADITQRKRTLRDLQTSILEKEITNQVAMKLVGVTSTREIYTVTGNAVKELLPDSYVIVSGISPNEKNVRIMEIIGPNNFLDKLTNILGVDPYKMEFSVDDISMEDLKKHRSEVLTEYKGGLYDLTLKKIPKPICRMIEKIFHVVGVYSIRFSFEGRHFGGVSIALLKDQSIEHKEVIETIVHQASIAIRRSRAEEAIKESLKEKEVLLREIHHRVKNNMQIVSSLLNLQTQYVEGEETQNVLKESQNRVKSMAMLHEKLYQSTDLIHIKFDDYIKRLVSDLFYSYDVHEQIKPVIDVVEVKLNIETAVPCGLIISELVSNSLKHAFPSGEKGEVQVLLQLDDDGYILTVSDNGVGLPENLNYKNAKSLGLQLVYSLVKQLDGEIEMDRNHGTKFIIKFNELEYKERI
- a CDS encoding CDC48 family AAA ATPase, which encodes MPEGETELRVAEALQQDVGKGMVRIDPELMARIGASPGDIVEIIGKRTTGAIAGNSYPADVGLEIIRMDGLTRSNAGTSIGETITIRKTQPRMANKVVIAPAAKGMRIMASGDIIKRNLMGRAVTRGDVLALVSPRRTKETLREFPGSEDIFREFFEATTPFSLGEIKFTVVSTNPAGLVRINDTTHVEVRPEAVEVMEKKVPDVTYDDVGGLKQELSKVREMIELPLRHPEIFDRLGIDPPKGVLLHGAPGTGKTLLAKAVSNESGSNFVAINGPEVMSKFVGEAEKKIREIFDEASQNAPTVIFIDEIDAIAPKREEVTGEVERRVVAQILALMDGLKERGKVIVIGATNRPDALDPALRRPGRFDREIELRVPDRDGRAEILEIHTRAMPLADDVDVNRLAEATHGFVGADLAALCREAAMNALRRVLPDIDLEDQKIPSEVLDKLFVTKNDFIDSMKSISPSALREVFIEVPNVHWDDIGGLDELKENLKEVVEWPLSNVVSFQRIGIQPSKGILLFGPPGTGKTMLTKAVATESKANFISVKGSEILSKWFGESERKIAEIFKKAKQASPCIIFFDEIDAIAPIRGSAAGEPRVTERMVNTILSEMDGLEELRGVVVIGATNRPDLMDPALLRPGRFDEVVLVPPPDENARKEILRVHVEHMALDDDVKLETLAKKTKGYSGADIEVLCRKAGMIALHEDMNIQKVSYRHFKAALKKINPSTTPKTTEYYEQIARKLGRGLEPKKVREEFPREVA